In Actinomycetota bacterium, the genomic window GATGATGGACACGGTCCTGAACCTCGGCCTAAACGACGAGTCGGTGCGGGGCCTGGCCGCCCAGACGAGCGACGAGCGCTTCGCCTACGACAGCTACCGCCGGTTCGTGTCGATGTACGGCCGCATCGTGCTCGACATCCCCGGGTCGGACTTCGAGGGGCTCTTCACCAAGGCCAAGGCGGCTGCCGGTGTGGCGGCCGATGCCGACCTGCCCCCTGACGTGCTGATGGAGCTGATCGACTCCTACAAGGACGTCGTTCTGGCCCGCACGGGGGAACCGTTCCCCCAGGCCCCGGCGGACCAGCTCCAGGGGGCCATCGAAGCGGTCTTTCGCTCGTGGAACGGTCCGCGGGCCATTGTCTACCGCGAGCACGAGCGCATCCCCCACGACCTGGGCACGGCCGTCAACGTCCAGTCGATGGTGTTCGGCAACCGCGACACCAACTCGGCCACCGGCGTGGGCTTCACCCGCGACCCCTCCACCGGCGAAGCCGCCCCCCAAGGCGACTTCCTGGTCAACGCCCAGGGGGAAGACGTGGTGGCCGGTACCCACCAGACGCTCAAGCTCGACGACATGCGCGAGCTGTTCCCCGATGGGTACGAGCAGCTCCTGGGCATCTTCGACCGGCTCGAGCGCCACTACCGCGACATGTGCGACACCGAGTTCACGATCGAGCAGGGCAAGCTCTGGATGCTCCAGACCCGAGTCGGCAAGCGGGGGGCGGTGGCCGCCCTGCGCATGGCCGTCGAGATGTGCGACGACCCCCGCACCCACCTGTCCCACGCCGAGGCCGTCATGCGGGTCACCCCCGACCACCTCGACAACGTGCTTCACCCCCAGTTCGGCGAGGACCCGGCGGCCGACGTGGTGGCCACCGGCCTGGCTGCCTCCCCGGGGGCGGCCGTAGGCCGGGTGTACTTCACGGCCGACGACGCCGAAGCGGCCGCGGGCCGGGGCGAGAAGGTCATCCTGGTGCGCAACGAGACCTCGCCCGAGGACGTGCACGGCATGGCCGCGGCCCAGGGGATCCTCACCGCCCGGGGCGGGCTGGTGAGCCACGCCGCCCTGGTGGCCCGGGGTTGGGGCAAGCCCGCGGTGGTCGGGGCCGAGGCCGTGCGCATCTCCGACCGCACGTTCACGGCCGCCGGGCGCACGTTCAGCGAAGGCGACGTGATCTCCATCGACGGGTCCACGGGCCGGGTCGTGGGCCGGGCCGTGGCTCTCAGCCAGGCCGAGCCCCCGGCCGAGTTCAACACTGTGCTGGGCTGGGCCGACGAGATCCGCGCCGCCACCATGGCCGTGCGGGCCAACGCCGACACCGGGGCCGACGCCACCGTGGCCCGCGACTTCGGGGCCGAGGGCATCGGGCTGTGCCGAACCGAGCACATGTTCCTGGGGGACCGCCTGCCCATCGTGCGGCGCATGATCCTGGCCGACACCCCCGAGGAGGAGACGGCCGCCCTCGAAGAGCTGCGCCAGGCCCAGAAGGCCGACTTCCTCGACATCCTCGAGGCCATGGACGGCCTGCCCGTCACGGTCCGGCTGCTCGACCCCCCGCTGCACGAGTTCCTGCCTCGGGTGGAGGAGCTGGCCGTCAAGGAGGCCACCGGTTCGCTCACCTCCGACGAGAAGGCGGCCTACGCGGCGGCCCAGCTCTGGCACGAGATGAACCCCATGCTGGGCACCCGGGGCGTTCGCCTCGGGGTCATCAAGCCGGGCCTCTACGCCATGCAGGTGCGGGCGCTCATGGAGGCGGCCGCCGAGCGGGCCGAGGCCGGGGGCCGGCCCGTCATCGAGATCATGATCCCCCTCACGGTGAGCCGCGAAGAGCTGGCCCTGGCCCGCTCGTGGGTCGAGGAGGCCGTGGGGGCGGTCGCGGCCGGCATCGACGTGACTATCGGCACCATGATCGAGACGCCCAGGGCTGCGATCCGGGCCGACCAGATCGCCGAGGCCGCCGATTTCTTCTCGTTCGGCACCAACGACCTGACCCAGATGGTGTTCGGGTTCAGCCGCGACGACGTCGAGGGCCGGCTCATGTCGACCTACCTCGAGAAGGGCCTCCTGAAGCGCAACCCGTTCGAGACCATCGACCCTGACGGGGTGGGCGAGCTGGTGGCCGACGCCGTGCGCAAGGGGCGCTCGACCAAGCCCGGGCTCAAAGTGGGCGTGTGCGGTGAGCACGGGGGCGACCCCGAGTCGATCACCCTGTTCCACGCGGCCGGCCTCGACTACGTGTCGTGCTCGCCCTTCCGGGTCCCGATCGCCCGGCTGGCGGCCGCCCAAGCGGTGCTGGGCGCGGGCGGGGTCTCGTCGACCGCCTGATGGCACCCGGCGGGCCGTCGGCGCCCCGGGGGTAGGGCAGCTTGTTCGAGTACGCCCAGGCGGCGGTAGAGGGGGCGCTGGCGGCCGGGGCCACCTACGCCGACGCCCGCTTCGGCGTCAACACCTCCGAGGGGCTGCACGCCCGCAACGGCGTGCTCGACGGCCTGCGCCGCAGCGAGTCGGGCGGGGTCGGCGTGCGGGCGCTGATCGGCTCGTCGTGGGGGTTCATGGCGGTGGCCGAGCCGTCGGAGGCGTCGGCCCGCACGGCCGGGTTCGACGCCGCCGCCATCGCCAAGGCGTCGGCCCTCGTGCCCGGCCCACCGCTGCACCTGGCGGCGTCCACCCCGGTCGAGGCCCAGTGGTCCTCGGGCTGGGAGGAGCACCCCTTCGAGGTCAGCCTGGCCGAACGGGCCGACCTGGTCATCGCGGCCACCTCCACCATGGCGGCCGTCAAGGGCGTGACCGTGGGCGAGGCCTACCTGAGCTCGTGGGACACCCAGAAGTGGTTCGTCTCCAGTGAGGGCCACCGCATCTTCCAGCACCTGGTCGAGACGGGGGCGACCATGAGCGCCACTGCGGTGGGCGAGCACGAGACCCAGCGGCGGTCCTACGGGGGCGTGGGGGGCGCCTACGGCACCCGGGGCTTCGAGCTGGTGCGGGCGCTCGACCTGGTGGGCAACGCCGGGCGGGTGGCCGAGGAGGCGGTGGCCCTGCTGTCGGCCCCCGAGTGCCCGGCGGCCACCACCGATCTGGTGCTGGGCTCCGAGCAACTGGCCCTGCAGATCCACGAGTCGGTGGGCCACGCCATCGAGCTCGACCGCATCCTGGGGTGGGAGGCCGCGTTCGCTGGTACGTCGTTCCTCGAACTGGGGCGGCTGGGCACGCTGCGCTACGGCTCGGAACTGATGAACATCACCGCCGACGCCACCCTGGCGGGTGCCCTGGGCACGTTCGGCTACGACGACGAGGGCACGCCGGCCCAACGGGTGGACATCGTGCGCGACGGCATCTGGGTAGGCGTGCTGTCGGGCCGGGACACGGCCTCGATCTGCGGGGTCGCCCCCGGGGGCATGGTGCGGGCCGAGGGGTGGGACCGCCTGCCCATGGTGCGGATGACCAACGTGGGCATCCTGCCCGGCTCGTCGTCGCTGGAGGAGATGATCGCGGCCACCGACGACGGCGTCTTCATGGAGACCAACCGCTCGTGGTCGATCGACGACAAGCGCCTCAACTTCCAGTTCGGCTGCGAGGTGGGCTACGAGATCAAGGGCGGCCGGCGCGGCCGCCTGCTGCGCAACCCGACCTACACGGGCATCACGCCCCAGTTCTGGGCCTCGCTCGACATGCTGGGCGGGCCGGCCGAGTGGAACCTGTGGGGGACGCCCAACTGCGGCAAGGGCCAGCCCATGCAGTACGGCCACACCGGCCACCCGGCCGTGCCCGCCCGCTTCCGGGGCGCCCGCGTGGGCGTGAGGAGCCGGGCCGGGGCGTGACCGACCACGACCCGTCGCTGTTGCTGGCCACGTGCGCCCGGGTGCTGGAGCTCGTGGGCGACCGGGCCGAGGCCGAGGTGACGGTGTCGGCCGGGCGCTCGGGGCTGACCCGGTTCGCCAACTCGTTCATCCACCAGAACGTGGCCGACAACAGCCAGTGGGCCCGGCTCAAGGTGGTGGTCGGGGGCCGCCAGGCCACCGCCGGCACCAGCCTGCTCTCGACCGGCCTGGCCGACATGGTGGCGCGGGCGTTGGCGGCCGCCGCCCTGCGGCCCCCCGACCCCGAGTGGCCGGGCCTGGTGCCGCCCGGCGGGCCGGTGACGGCCCAGCCCCGACCCGGCGCCGACCCCCGCTACGACGCCGCCACTCACGTGGCCGAACCCGGGGCGCGGGCCACGGTGGTCAAGGGGTTCGTCGACCAGGGCAGGCGGGACGGGTTCGAGGCGGCCGGTTTCTGCCAGACGGCGGGCCACGAAGTGGCCTTCGCCAACTCTGCCGGCCACCGGGCCTGGGGCCGCACTACCCGCGCCCAGGTCGAGGGCATCCACCGCAGCCCGGTGGCCGACGGCGGGGCCCAGCAGGTCTCGGCCCGGCTGGCCGACCTCGACGGGGTGGCCGCCGGGAGGCGGGCGGCCGACAAGGCCCGCCGCAGCCTCGAGCTGGTCGACCTCGAGCCCGGCGACTACGAGGTGGTGCTCGAGCCGGGGGCGGTGACCGACGTGCTCGACTTCGTGATGGGCCACGGGTTCAACGCCAAGGCCCACGCCGAAGGCCAGTCGTTCGTCCGCCTGGGTGAGCAGCAGCTCGACCCCCGGCTCACGATCTTCGACGACCCCCTCGATCCCCGCATGATCGGCCTGCCCTTCGACGCCGAGGGGACCCCCCGGCGGCGCCTCGACCTGGTGCGCGCCGGGGTGGCGGTGGGCCTGTGCCACGACCGCCGTACGGCCCGGGCGGCGGGCGCCGAGAGCACGGGCCACGGGTCGCCGGGCAGCGAGATCGGGGGGCCGGGGCCGTCGCACGTCGTGCTCGAGGGGGGTGAACGTTCCCCCGAGGAGATCGTGGCCTCGGTGGGCCGGGGGCTGCTCGTCACCGACTTCTGGTACACCCGGGTGCTCGACCCCAAGACGACGGTGGTGACCGGGCTGACCCGCAACGGCACGTTCCTGATCGAGGACGGGCGGGTGACCAGCGCGGTCCGCAACCTGCGCTTCACCCAGTCCTACTGCGAGGCCCTGGCCCCGGGGCGGGTGCTGGCGGTGGGCAACGACGGCCGCTTGGCCGGGGAGTCGATGTTCTTCTCGCCTACGCTGCACCTGGCTTCGTGGCACTTCAGCGGGGGGGCACGGGGATGACCAGGCGGCTGACGGCTGTGCTGCTGCTGGTGCTGCTCGTGGCCTGCGGGGGCGGGGGCGACGGGCCGGGCGACGACGTCCTCGGCCCGGGCGAGCGCGACGACCAAGCCGTGGCCGAGGAGGCCAACCTGCGGCTCAGCGACTTCCCCGACGAGTGGCGGGCCGACCCCGTGCCCGCCGGGGCCGAGGACGCCACCGCCGCCAGCGGGCGGACGTTCGCGGCCTGCGTAGGCCGCCCACCCCCCGAGGAGGGCCGCACCGCCCTGGCCGGGTCCGAGGACTTCAGCTCCCGGGAGACCCGCCGGGTCAGTTCCAGCGCGCAGATGGTGGAGTCGGTCGAGGCGGCCGTGGCCGATTTCGAGGCCCTACGCACCGACCGGGCCCTGCAGTGCCGCAAGGCCCAGATCGACGCCGAGTTCCTGCGCCAGCTCCCCGAGTCGGCCCCCGAGACGTTGATCGAACGGCTCGACCTGCCCCAGTTCGGCGACGAGACGGTGGCCTTCCGGGTCCAGGCCATGTCGCTGGCGGGCGGGTCGGCGGTCCGCACCTACATCGACCTGGTCTTCGTCCGCAAGGGCCGGGCCCAGCTCTCGGCCAGCTTCATCGATCGCAACACCCCGTTCCCAGCCGAGCTCCAGCGCTCCCTGCTGCAGCGCATGGTCGGCCGGGCCTGAACCCCGGCCGCACTTACTCTCTGGGGGGCGTATCCTGATGGGGGGCCAGTCCGAGGGTCACAGAGGTCGTTACACACAAGCCGATGCCTAGAACCACAATTCGCTGCCCCGAGTGTTACGCCCGCGTCGTGGCCGGGGCCGAGGACGACGAGCAGACCGCCCTGTGGCTCCACGGCCTGAGCGGGCGCTGCCGGGCCAAGCAGACGCCCAAGACCGAGCGCCCTCGCCGCAAGGAACGTCTCGAAGCCATGCTCGGCGAAGAGTGGGGCTGACCCCCGCTCCCTAGTCGGGTTTGTGCAAAGGGACAACCTCACCGGTTGCGTCTTGCACAGTACGCAGTGTCAGCAACCGGCGGGCGGCGATGGCGACCCGGCCCGACGGCCTGTGTACTCAGGGGGCGGGGGACCAGCCGGGGGGAGCGAGTTCGAAGCCGGACATCTCGAATGCGGGGGAGACGGTGCAACCCACCAGCGCCCACGGCCCGAGGGGCCAGGC contains:
- the ppdK gene encoding pyruvate, phosphate dikinase; protein product: MTYVFAFDHQHAEPPMNLKHLLGGKGANLAEMTSVLSLPVPPGFTITTDACRAYMVAGWPEGLSEEVADQLSRLETTMGKRLGDPADPLLVSVRSGAKFSMPGMMDTVLNLGLNDESVRGLAAQTSDERFAYDSYRRFVSMYGRIVLDIPGSDFEGLFTKAKAAAGVAADADLPPDVLMELIDSYKDVVLARTGEPFPQAPADQLQGAIEAVFRSWNGPRAIVYREHERIPHDLGTAVNVQSMVFGNRDTNSATGVGFTRDPSTGEAAPQGDFLVNAQGEDVVAGTHQTLKLDDMRELFPDGYEQLLGIFDRLERHYRDMCDTEFTIEQGKLWMLQTRVGKRGAVAALRMAVEMCDDPRTHLSHAEAVMRVTPDHLDNVLHPQFGEDPAADVVATGLAASPGAAVGRVYFTADDAEAAAGRGEKVILVRNETSPEDVHGMAAAQGILTARGGLVSHAALVARGWGKPAVVGAEAVRISDRTFTAAGRTFSEGDVISIDGSTGRVVGRAVALSQAEPPAEFNTVLGWADEIRAATMAVRANADTGADATVARDFGAEGIGLCRTEHMFLGDRLPIVRRMILADTPEEETAALEELRQAQKADFLDILEAMDGLPVTVRLLDPPLHEFLPRVEELAVKEATGSLTSDEKAAYAAAQLWHEMNPMLGTRGVRLGVIKPGLYAMQVRALMEAAAERAEAGGRPVIEIMIPLTVSREELALARSWVEEAVGAVAAGIDVTIGTMIETPRAAIRADQIAEAADFFSFGTNDLTQMVFGFSRDDVEGRLMSTYLEKGLLKRNPFETIDPDGVGELVADAVRKGRSTKPGLKVGVCGEHGGDPESITLFHAAGLDYVSCSPFRVPIARLAAAQAVLGAGGVSSTA
- a CDS encoding TldD/PmbA family protein: MFEYAQAAVEGALAAGATYADARFGVNTSEGLHARNGVLDGLRRSESGGVGVRALIGSSWGFMAVAEPSEASARTAGFDAAAIAKASALVPGPPLHLAASTPVEAQWSSGWEEHPFEVSLAERADLVIAATSTMAAVKGVTVGEAYLSSWDTQKWFVSSEGHRIFQHLVETGATMSATAVGEHETQRRSYGGVGGAYGTRGFELVRALDLVGNAGRVAEEAVALLSAPECPAATTDLVLGSEQLALQIHESVGHAIELDRILGWEAAFAGTSFLELGRLGTLRYGSELMNITADATLAGALGTFGYDDEGTPAQRVDIVRDGIWVGVLSGRDTASICGVAPGGMVRAEGWDRLPMVRMTNVGILPGSSSLEEMIAATDDGVFMETNRSWSIDDKRLNFQFGCEVGYEIKGGRRGRLLRNPTYTGITPQFWASLDMLGGPAEWNLWGTPNCGKGQPMQYGHTGHPAVPARFRGARVGVRSRAGA
- a CDS encoding TldD/PmbA family protein; this translates as MTDHDPSLLLATCARVLELVGDRAEAEVTVSAGRSGLTRFANSFIHQNVADNSQWARLKVVVGGRQATAGTSLLSTGLADMVARALAAAALRPPDPEWPGLVPPGGPVTAQPRPGADPRYDAATHVAEPGARATVVKGFVDQGRRDGFEAAGFCQTAGHEVAFANSAGHRAWGRTTRAQVEGIHRSPVADGGAQQVSARLADLDGVAAGRRAADKARRSLELVDLEPGDYEVVLEPGAVTDVLDFVMGHGFNAKAHAEGQSFVRLGEQQLDPRLTIFDDPLDPRMIGLPFDAEGTPRRRLDLVRAGVAVGLCHDRRTARAAGAESTGHGSPGSEIGGPGPSHVVLEGGERSPEEIVASVGRGLLVTDFWYTRVLDPKTTVVTGLTRNGTFLIEDGRVTSAVRNLRFTQSYCEALAPGRVLAVGNDGRLAGESMFFSPTLHLASWHFSGGARG